A window of Sebastes umbrosus isolate fSebUmb1 chromosome 3, fSebUmb1.pri, whole genome shotgun sequence contains these coding sequences:
- the keap1b gene encoding kelch-like ECH-associated protein 1B has protein sequence MTECLTEYKALVTPSTRNGHRVFSYTLESHTAAAFAIMNELRLGHKLCDVTLRVRYKDLEAVDFVAHKVVLASSSPVFRAMFTNGLKECGMELVPIEGIHPRVMDRLIEFAYTASISVGEKCVIHVMNGAVMYQIDSVVKACCDFLVGQLDPSNAIGIANFAEQIACTELHQKAREYIYMNFSQVATQEEFFNLSHCQLVTLISRDELNVRCESEVFQACVAWVRYDRENRRPYVQALLQAVRCHSLTPNFLQAQLQSLDWDPECKDYLAQIFQDLTLHKPTKVISCRTPKVPQLIYTAGGYFRQSLSYLEAYNPCTGAWLRLADLQVPRSGLAACVISGLFYAVGGRNNAPDGNMDSNSLDCYNPMNNCWLPCAPMSVPRNRIGVGVIDGMIYAVGGSHGCIHHNSVEKYDPERDQWQVVATMLTRRIGVGVAVITRLLYAVGGFDGANRLSSCECYNPERDEWRTMAAMNTVRSGAGVCSLGNQIFVMGGYDGTNQLNTVERYDVETDTWSFAASMRHRRSALGVTALHGRIYVLGGYDGNTFLDSVECYDPEKDTWSEVTHMMSGRSGVGVAVTMEPCQKELPQSPNSERESGAPSPANQSANSGFSSHHNQRHGGPFGKGT, from the exons ATGACAGAATGCCTGACCGAGTACAAAGCGCTGGTGACTCCGTCCACGCGCAACGGCCACCGCGTCTTCAGCTACACGCTAGAGAGCCACACGGCGGCCGCCTTCGCCATCATGAACGAGCTGCGTCTGGGGCATAAGCTGTGCGACGTCACGCTGCGCGTGCGCTACAAAGACCTGGAGGCGGTGGACTTTGTGGCTCACAAGGTGGTGTTGGCATCCTCGTCCCCCGTCTTCAGGGCCATGTTCACCAACGGCCTGAAGGAGTGCGGTATGGAGTTGGTGCCCATCGAGGGGATCCATCCCAGG GTCATGGACCGGCTGATAGAGTTCGCCTACACAGCCAGCATCTCCGTGGGGGAGAAGTGCGTGATTCACGTGATGAACGGCGCCGTCATGTACCAGATAGACAGCGTGGTCAAGGCCTGCTGTGATTTCCTCGTCGGGCAGCTCGACCCCAGCAACGCCATCGGCATCGCCAACTTCGCCGAGCAGATCGCCTGCACGGAGCTCCACCAGAAGGCCCGCGAGTACATCTACATGAACTTCAGCCAG GTGGCGACCCAGGAGGAGTTCTTCAACTTGTCCCACTGCCAGCTGGTCACCCTCATCAGCCGCGATGAGCTCAATGTGCGCTGCGAGTCTGAAGTCTTCCAGGCATGTGTGGCCTGGGTGCGCTATGACCGGGAGAACCGGCGGCCGTACGTCCAGGCGTTACTCCAGGCCGTCCGCTGCCATTCCCTCACCCCCAACTTCCTGCAGGCCCAGCTCCAGTCTCTGGACTGGGACCCTGAGTGTAAAGACTACCTGGCCCAGATCTTCCAGGACCTCACCCTCCACAAACCCACCAAAGTCATTTCTTGCCGAACACCCAAGGTGCCGCAGCTCATCTACACAGCGGGGGGTTATTTCCGCCAGTCTCTCAGCTACCTGGAGGCGTATAATCCCTGCACAGGCGCCTGGCTGAGGCTGGCTGACCTGCAGGTTCCCCGCAGTGGCCTCGCAGCCTGTGTGATCAGTGGGCTTTTCTACGCTGTTGGTGGTAGAAACAACGCGCCTGATGGCAACATGGACTCAAATTCGTTGGACTGCTACAATCCTATGAACAACTGCTGGCTGCCGTGTGCACCGATGAGCGTACCCAGGAACCGAATCGGAGTTGGTGTCATCGATGGGATGATCTATGCAGTCGGTGGATCACATGGGTGCATTCATCACAATAGTGTTGAGAA GTATGATCCAGAAAGGGACCAGTGGCAGGTGGTTGCCACCATGTTGACGCGGCGTATCGGTGTGGGTGTTGCGGTCATCACCCGGCTGCTTTACGCCGTGGGGGGGTTCGACGGGGCCAACCGGCTCAGCTCCTGTGAGTGCTACAACCCTGAGAGGGACGAGTGGAGGACCATGGCGGCCATGAACACTGTGCGCTCCGGAGCTG GTGTGTGCTCGCTGGGGAATCAAATCTTTGTGATGGGCGGCTACGATGGCACCAACCAGCTGAACACGGTGGAGCGCTATGATGTGGAAACTGATACGTGGAGCTTTGCTGCCTCCATGAGGCACCGACGCAGTGCTCTGGGAGTCACTGCATTACATGGACGCATCTACGTGTTGG GAGGTTACGATGGCAACACTTTCCTGGACAGCGTGGAGTGTTATGACCCCGAGAAGGACACCTGGTCCGAGGTGACACACATGATGTCGGGGCGGAGTGGCGTGGGTGTGGCCGTTACCATGGAGCCGTGCCAGAAAGAACTGCCACAGTCTCCGAATTCTGAGAGGGAGAGCGGTGCCCCATCACCAGCCAATCAGTCAGCCAACTCTGGTTTTAGCTCTCACCACAATCAGCGGCACGGCGGGCCCTTCGGCAAAGGCACATGA
- the s1pr5b gene encoding sphingosine 1-phosphate receptor 5b, producing the protein MEASSSAHAGTPPATPIFSTSPTPSSPHYLQFFWEYQDNSVLKAHYNYTGKLQTDRYREGLKPEGIAFLVVCLLIVLENAVVLIAIWRNKKFHLPMYYLLGNLTLSDLLAGITYMANILMSGANTLKLTPLLWFIREGGVFITLAASIISLLAIAIERHVTMVTMRPYHGAKRGRMLALIGASWALAGFLGVLPILGWNCIHRLDQCSTVLPLYDKSYILFCVSVFSAVLLAIVVLYVRVFRIVRTNTQRQRLGLSGSMRKGLARKSEKYIALLKTVTIVLGVFIACWLPLFVLLLLDFFCPTRSCRLLYKADYFLGVAMVNSLLNPIIYTLTSKDMRMAILRLLCRPCLMTRDGQVKKIGMPFLECSFSKTEVASQKLEGGLETTVSSGNVITTPSPIKALYPKLFKP; encoded by the coding sequence ATGGAGGCTTCAAGTTCTGCTCATGCAGGGACTCCCCCTGCTACACCCATATTCTCCACCTCCCCTACTCCGTCCTCTCCCCACTACCTGCAGTTCTTCTGGGAGTACCAGGACAACTCTGTCCTGAAGGCTCATTACAACTACACTGGCAAGTTGCAGACCGACCGCTACCGCGAAGGACTGAAACCTGAGGGCATCGCATTCCTGGTGGTGTGTCTCCTCATCGTGCTGGAGAATGCCGTGGTTCTCATCGCTATTTGGAGGAACAAGAAGTTCCACCTGCCCATGTATTACCTGCTGGGCAACCTGACTCTATCTGATCTGCTGGCTGGGATTACATATATGGCCAACATCCTCATGTCCGGAGCTAATACTTTGAAACTGACGCCGTTGCTATGGTTCATCAGGGAGGGAGGGGTCTTCATCACTCTGGCCGCCTCTATAATTAGCCTGCTGGCCATTGCAATTGAACGGCATGTTACTATGGTGACTATGAGGCCATACCACGGGGCAAAGCGGGGACGGATGTTGGCACTGATTGGTGCAAGTTGGGCCCTAGCAGGGTTTTTGGGGGTCCTCCCAATTTTGGGGTGGAACTGCATCCACAGACTGGACCAGTGTTCAACAGTCCTCCCGCTTTATGACAAAAGCTACATCCTCTTCTGCGTATCTGTGTTCAGCGCAGTGCTCCTGGCCATTGTGGTCCTTTACGTCAGAGTTTTTCGCATAGTCCGCACCAACACGCAGCGCCAGCGGCTGGGCCTGTCCGGCAGCATGAGGAAGGGCTTAGCGAGGAAGTCGGAGAAGTACATCGCCCTCCTCAAGACGGTCACCATCGTGCTAGGCGTCTTCATCGCCTGTTGGTTGcccctcttcgtcctcctcctcctggattTTTTCTGCCCCACCCGCAGTTGTCGCCTGCTCTACAAGGCTGATTACTTCCTGGGAGTAGCAATGGTCAACTCGCTCCTCAACCCCATCATCTACACTCTGACCAGTAAGGACATGAGGATGGCCATTCTGAGGCTGCTCTGTCGGCCGTGTCTGATGACCAGAGATGGCCAGGTGAAGAAGATTGGGATGCCATTCCTGGAGTGCAGCTTCAGTAAAACTGAGGTGGCATCCCAGAAGTTAGAGGGGGGACTGGAGACGACCGTTTCCTCTGGGAACGTTATCACCACCCCATCTCCTATTAAGGCCCTTTACCCTAAACTCTTTAAGCCATAA